A section of the Rhizomicrobium sp. genome encodes:
- a CDS encoding Rid family hydrolase → MALAEQAFHIFPEIEKAMGFSAAIKTGEMIYFSGMIAIGADMKIIGVGDMRAQVEATYATLAKALAELGLSLKNVVKETIFTTDLVAMEAGRSARAAAYAAADAYPPASTMVEVRALFTPEVLVEIEIVVRA, encoded by the coding sequence ATGGCGTTGGCGGAGCAGGCATTTCACATCTTTCCCGAGATCGAAAAAGCGATGGGATTCTCGGCGGCGATCAAGACCGGCGAGATGATTTATTTCTCCGGCATGATCGCGATCGGTGCCGACATGAAGATCATCGGCGTCGGCGACATGCGGGCCCAGGTCGAAGCGACCTATGCGACCCTGGCCAAGGCGCTGGCCGAGCTGGGCCTGTCGCTCAAGAACGTGGTCAAGGAAACGATCTTCACGACCGACCTCGTCGCCATGGAGGCTGGCCGCAGCGCGCGGGCAGCCGCCTATGCCGCCGCCGATGCCTATCCGCCGGCCTCGACCATGGTCGAGGTCAGGGCGCTGTTCACGCCCGAAGTGCTGGTCGAGATCGAGATCGTCGTTCGCGCCTGA
- a CDS encoding NAD-dependent epimerase/dehydratase family protein has protein sequence MAAAGTPVRTAFVTGGSGFVGSNLIAELVHRGWRVTALHRSADQAAALSAMGAIPARGDLTLRESVLAAMPAAPDAVFHVAGDTSLWSRRNARQDAINIAGTAAMVDAALARGAKRFIHTSTCSAYGRHAEPITETTRSTASQSWVNYEKSKWLAEQEVQRGIAAGLDAVILNPFAILGPGDRHGWARLFFQIRSGQFKAAPPGVITCNHVHEVVRAHISALDLGYRGDNYLLNGPTTSVADLATLIGATMGLDVHPKPAPMALLNLAAGLGVLAARFTGKEPSLTPETVALMSADTRCASNKAERELDYHRVELAECLRDTHAWLKTQGLV, from the coding sequence ATGGCTGCAGCAGGAACGCCGGTCCGCACCGCTTTCGTCACCGGCGGCAGCGGTTTCGTCGGCTCGAATCTCATCGCCGAGCTCGTGCATCGCGGTTGGCGCGTCACGGCTCTGCACCGTTCCGCAGACCAGGCTGCTGCGCTGTCGGCAATGGGTGCGATACCGGCGAGGGGCGACCTCACGCTCCGCGAGTCGGTTCTGGCGGCAATGCCCGCTGCGCCCGACGCCGTCTTCCATGTCGCGGGCGACACCAGCCTGTGGTCGCGCCGCAACGCCCGGCAGGATGCGATCAACATCGCCGGCACGGCGGCGATGGTCGATGCCGCGTTGGCCCGCGGAGCCAAGCGCTTCATCCATACCTCGACCTGCTCGGCCTATGGCCGCCATGCCGAACCCATAACGGAGACGACGCGGTCCACGGCGTCGCAATCATGGGTCAATTACGAGAAATCGAAGTGGCTCGCCGAGCAGGAAGTACAGCGGGGTATTGCCGCCGGCCTCGACGCTGTGATCCTCAATCCTTTTGCGATCCTGGGTCCCGGCGACCGGCATGGCTGGGCCCGTCTCTTCTTCCAGATCCGCAGCGGCCAGTTCAAGGCAGCGCCGCCAGGCGTCATCACCTGCAACCATGTCCATGAGGTCGTGCGCGCCCACATCTCGGCCTTGGACCTCGGCTATCGCGGCGACAACTATCTCCTGAATGGTCCAACGACATCTGTCGCCGATCTCGCGACCCTGATCGGCGCGACGATGGGTCTGGACGTGCATCCGAAACCGGCGCCGATGGCGCTTCTGAACCTCGCGGCAGGTCTTGGTGTGCTCGCCGCCCGCTTCACCGGGAAGGAGCCATCCCTGACGCCGGAAACGGTGGCGTTGATGAGCGCCGATACGCGCTGCGCCTCGAACAAGGCCGAGCGCGAACTCGACTATCACCGTGTCGAACTCGCAGAATGCCTCCGCGATACGCATGCTTGGCTCAAGACGCAGGGGCTGGTCTAA
- a CDS encoding Lrp/AsnC family transcriptional regulator, which translates to MRAELDATDLTLLDVLQHDCSLSAAELAEKVGLSQSPCWRRVQRLKDEGYIKRKVAVLDRRRLGLNAHVFARVKLSAHGRAHLAEFSKAVQSFPEVLECYVMMGETDFLLRIVTEDVDAYERFFFERLSRLPGVQEINSTVALSEIKASTALPLLGSRIAAPVKRGRRQHRPARQP; encoded by the coding sequence ATGCGCGCTGAGCTCGATGCCACCGATCTGACGCTTCTCGACGTGTTGCAGCATGACTGCTCGCTTTCCGCCGCCGAACTGGCGGAGAAGGTTGGCCTGTCGCAGTCTCCCTGCTGGCGGCGCGTTCAACGGCTCAAGGACGAGGGCTACATCAAGCGCAAGGTTGCGGTCCTTGATCGCAGGCGACTGGGTCTCAACGCCCATGTCTTTGCGCGGGTGAAGCTTTCGGCCCATGGCAGAGCCCATCTCGCCGAATTCTCCAAGGCCGTCCAATCCTTCCCGGAAGTGCTGGAATGCTACGTGATGATGGGCGAGACAGACTTTCTCCTGCGCATCGTGACGGAGGATGTCGATGCCTATGAGCGGTTTTTCTTCGAGCGGCTGTCGCGGCTTCCCGGCGTGCAGGAGATCAACTCCACGGTTGCCCTTTCCGAGATCAAAGCATCGACCGCCTTGCCGCTGCTCGGATCCCGAATTGCGGCCCCCGTCAAACGCGGTCGGCGACAGCATCGCCCAGCGCGCCAGCCTTAG
- a CDS encoding sulfatase-like hydrolase/transferase, whose protein sequence is MQSRRNVLKGAAAAAAFAAAARGEGQVRRPNIVFILADDLGYADLSCYGQPDFETPAIDSLAADGLKLAQAYANSAVCSATRTALITGRYQYRLPVGLEEPVPENSSPVGLPPGHPTLPSLLRRVGYRTALVGKWHLGAPPHYGPRKSGYDEFFGFYGGATDYFAHRVVGRGAGEEPYDGLYENDRPVSVEGYLTDVLTDRAAAYIARQGKRGPFFLSLHYNAPHWPWEGPADGAVPAQLKSLRDEDGGNLAIYAAMVRSMDAGVGRILAALQAAGIADDTIVVFTSDNGGERFSDTWPFTGMKGELLEGGLRVPALLRWPGRIAAGSRSDQVTVSMDWLPTLTTLAQTAPSTSYPPDGEDLSSIFVEEAAGHGRTLFWRYRANDQAAMRDGDLKYLKLGGREYLFDVAADQRERANLAERLPDRFARMKAAYSAWNATMLPYPAESFSETPKGHVADRY, encoded by the coding sequence ATGCAAAGCCGGCGAAACGTCCTTAAGGGCGCCGCGGCCGCGGCTGCCTTTGCCGCAGCCGCGCGCGGCGAAGGCCAGGTGCGGCGACCCAACATCGTCTTCATCCTGGCTGACGATCTCGGCTACGCGGACCTTAGCTGTTACGGACAGCCCGATTTCGAGACCCCAGCGATCGACAGCCTGGCCGCGGACGGACTGAAGCTCGCCCAAGCCTACGCCAATTCCGCGGTGTGTTCGGCGACGCGTACGGCCTTGATCACGGGACGCTATCAATATCGCCTGCCGGTCGGGCTTGAAGAACCGGTGCCGGAGAACTCCAGCCCGGTGGGCCTGCCGCCCGGTCATCCGACATTGCCGTCGCTGCTCCGCCGTGTCGGCTATCGCACCGCCCTGGTGGGCAAATGGCATCTTGGGGCGCCGCCGCATTACGGCCCGCGCAAGAGCGGCTATGACGAGTTTTTCGGCTTCTATGGCGGCGCCACAGACTATTTCGCGCACCGCGTGGTCGGCCGCGGCGCGGGTGAAGAACCATATGACGGATTGTACGAGAACGATCGTCCCGTCTCGGTCGAAGGTTACCTCACCGACGTCCTTACTGACCGCGCCGCCGCCTACATCGCCCGTCAAGGCAAGCGCGGCCCGTTTTTTCTCAGCCTGCACTACAACGCGCCGCATTGGCCATGGGAAGGCCCCGCCGACGGCGCGGTCCCTGCACAGCTCAAAAGCCTGCGCGACGAGGACGGCGGCAATCTAGCCATATATGCCGCGATGGTGCGGTCGATGGATGCCGGAGTCGGCCGTATCCTCGCCGCGCTCCAGGCCGCCGGCATCGCCGACGACACGATCGTCGTATTCACGAGCGACAATGGCGGGGAACGCTTCTCCGACACTTGGCCGTTCACCGGGATGAAGGGCGAGTTGCTCGAGGGCGGCCTGCGCGTCCCGGCACTGTTGCGCTGGCCCGGCCGCATCGCGGCCGGATCGCGAAGCGACCAGGTGACGGTCTCGATGGACTGGCTGCCGACCCTGACGACGCTCGCACAGACCGCTCCGTCCACGTCCTATCCTCCGGACGGCGAGGATCTTTCATCCATTTTCGTCGAGGAGGCGGCCGGCCACGGCCGCACGTTGTTCTGGCGCTATCGTGCCAACGACCAGGCGGCAATGCGCGACGGCGACCTGAAATATCTGAAGCTGGGCGGCCGCGAATATCTCTTCGACGTCGCGGCCGACCAGCGCGAACGCGCCAACCTAGCCGAGCGCCTGCCCGATCGCTTCGCGCGGATGAAGGCGGCCTATTCCGCATGGAATGCGACCATGCTGCCTTATCCGGCCGAGAGCTTCAGCGAAACGCCGAAGGGCCACGTTGCCGATCGCTACTGA